Proteins encoded together in one Acipenser ruthenus chromosome 40, fAciRut3.2 maternal haplotype, whole genome shotgun sequence window:
- the LOC117397214 gene encoding NLR family member X1, which produces MLQCWRHVPRTGTQWISRAGGHRGFLDTARTSHMMKGMERLFGSSRVYRAQPVKHEARTGSSWLRYSGRLWEKCFPVCASQNRHLASSSPSDPVEIHKRKLALWFSHLPNEEKQFGGLFSPDTMHVEPLILEGPPGENVNPLTGRETPGSVHRSLTVGELFDPDPGWDPEQGQNVVLYGAVGTGKSTVVRKLVLDWCSGTTLAQFELVVPLSCEDLSLQSRPTSLQALVGRMYRHLRHSDHLRGDGRDVLFIFNGMEKMRLNFSIAATELCSNPEEPLHPGAIAVNLLRKYLLPEASILVTTRPSALDKIPSKYVDRYTEICGFTNIEQQRAYFTSRLLQQAEGQSGRDSQELLEMLYLNLQRESQIAAACFLPSYCWLTCATLHFLHFTDVRAPIRTLTGIYTSFLRLNFGGEILEAAGGPNQQGISLMHYVAKTVGKLAYEGITCKRTSFTKEEVMEKIGEEDDSDEELRQLAVFRTDVLGFFLARCVQSSPAGGMGEIRYVFTVPAMQEYLAALYVVLGEKKTVLEKLGKGASEVIGQASDDLTTLLNVLSKFLPLRVFAFFNLLKMFPRLYSRISGHSNGKIGKTMASEMFKTEDQFNEDVLDQVEQSVLGVQGPAPLERQEQESFELFPIFMGGLLSHGNRVLLDQLGISIRTTAVVQITRTLKRHLLRNSQKQMPPEELVDFLFFLYEFQNQRFTAEVLGSLSALNLSRVRMTPLKCFVLAAVLACTPPRHVLESLDLSSCSLTCESLDTLRPVLLRCKTVNLQCNNLGPEACDHLRSLLIDSACAVQSLHLCDNPLSESSARSLAEALLESRSLRHLSLMNTDLGDGGARELASGLGGNQGLEEINMAYNSIGDNAALQLLDACRANPTLNTIHLYLNELSESGKHSLHSRGLGQGESGRVKVLASITQGDELSEDWELILNNIRSHATSWNRQRVRENLQRFLQELKGARQQNRSVGKKLSFWRVQRQVAEEIRNLEKGTSS; this is translated from the exons ATGCTGCAGTGCTGGAGACATGTCCCCCGGACGGGGACACAGTGGATCTCTAGAGCTGGGGGACACCGGGGGTTCCTGGACACAGCGCGGACCTCTCACATGATGAAGG GCATGGAGAGGCTCTTCGGTTCAAGCAGAGTCTATCGGGCACAACCTGTGAAACATGAAGCGAGGACGGGCAGCAG CTGGCTGAGGTACAGTGGGAGGCTGTGGGAGAAGTGCTTTCCAGTGTGTGCGTCTCAGAACAGGCACCTCGCTTCCAGCTCCCCTTCAG ACCCCGTGGAGATTCACAAACGGAAGCTGGCCCTGTGGTTCAGCCACCTCCCGAACGAGGAGAAGCAGTTTGGGGGTCTCTTCTCCCCAGACACCATGCACGTGGAGCCGCTGATCCTGGAGGGACCCCCGGGGGAGAATGTCAACCCCCTGACTGGGAGGGAGACCCCCGGCTCGGTACATCGCTCCCTCACAGTGGGGGAGCTGTTCGACCCAGACCCGGGGTGGGATCCTGAACAGGGCCAGAACGTGGTTCTGTACGGCGCGGTGGGGACGGGCAAGAGCACAGTGGTCCGGAAGCTGGTTCTGGACTGGTGCTCGGGGACGACTCTGGCCCAGTTTGAGCTGGTGGTCCCTCTCTCGTGCGAGGACCTTTCTCTGCAGAGCCGGCCCACCTCCCTACAGGCCCTGGTGGGGAGGATGTACCGGCACCTCCGCCACTCGGATCACCTGAGAGGGGACGGCCGGGACGTGCTCTTCATCTTCAACGGCATGGAGAAGATGAGGCTAAACTTCAGCATCGCTGCAACAGAGCTCTGCAGCAACCCGGAGGAGCCCCTGCACCCGGGAGCCATCGCCGTCAACTTGCTGAGGAAGTACCTGCTCCCCGAG GCAAGCATCCTGGTCACCACCCGCCCCTCGGCCCTGGACAAGATCCCCAGCAAGTACGTGGACCGCTACACCGAGATCTGCGGCTTCACCAACATCGAGCAGCAGAGGGCATACTTCACCAGCCGGCTCCTGCAGCAGGCAGAGGGCCAGTCGGGCCGCGACTCTCAGGAGCTCCTGGAGATGCTGTACCTCAACCTGCAGCGCGAGAGCCAGATCGCAGCTGCCTGCTTCCTGCCGTCCTACTGCTGGCTGACCTGCGCCACCCTGCACTTTCTGCACTTCACAGACGTCAGGGCACCCATCCGCACTCTCACGGGCATCTACACCAGCTTCCTGCGGCTCAACTTCGGGGGGGAGATCCTGGAGGCGGCCGGGGGACCGAACCAGCAGGGCATCTCCCTCATGCACTACGTGGCCAAGACTGTGGGCAAGCTGGCCTACGAGGGGATCACTTGCAAGAGGACCTCCTTCACTAAAGAGGAGGTGATGGAGAAGATCGGCGAGGAGGATGACAGCGATGAGGAGCTGAGGCAGCTGGCCGTCTTCCGCACCGACGTTCTGGGCTTCTTCTTGGCCCGCTGCGTGCAGAGCTCTCCCGCAGGCGGGATGGGGGAGATCCGCTATGTGTTCACCGTGCCCGCCATGCAGGAGTACCTGGCCGCACTCTACGTGGTGCTGGGGGAGAAGAAGACAGTCCTGGAGAAGCTGGGCAAGGGCGCCTCGGAGGTCATCGGGCAGGCTAGTGACGACCTGACCACGCTGCTCAACGTGCTCTCCAAGTTCCTCCCGCTGCGGGTCTTCGCCTTCTTCAACCTGCTCAAGATGTTCCCCAGGCTGTACAGCAGGATCAGCGGCCACAGCAATGGCAAGATCGGCAAGACCATGGCCAGCGAGATGTTCAAGACGGAGGACCAGTTCAACGAGGACGTGCTGGACCAGGTGGAGCAGAGCGTGCTGGGGGTGCAGGGCCCCGCCCCCCTGGAGAGGCAGGAGCAGGAGTCCTTCGAGCTGTTCCCTATCTTCATGGGAGGGCTGCTGTCACACGGCAACAGGGTGCTGCTGGACCAGCTGGGCATCTCCATCAGGACCACAGCCGTGGTGCAGATCACCCGCACGCTCAAGAGGCACCTGCTGCGGAACAGCCAGAAGCAGATGCCCCCAGAGGAGCTGGTGGACTTCCTGTTCTTCCTCTACGAGTTCCAGAACCAGCGCTTCACAGCGGAGGTGCTGGGCTCCCTCTCCGCCCTCAACCTCTCCAGGGTCCGCATGACCCCCCTCAAGTGCTTCGTGCTGGCCGCTGTGCTCGCCTGCACCCCCCCCAGGCACGTGCTGGAATCGCTGGACCTGTCCTCCTGTAGCCTGACCTGTGAGTCGCTGGACACGCTGCGGCCAGTCCTGCTCCGCTGCAAGACTgtgaa TTTGCAGTGTAACAACCTGGGTCCCGAGGCCTGCGATCACCTGAGGAGCCTGCTGATCGATAGCGCGTGTGCAGTTCAGTCTTTACA tCTGTGTGATAACCCGCTGTCTGAGTCGAGTGCCCGCAGCCTGGCCGAGGCCCTGTTGGAGAGTCGCTCTCTGAGGCACCTCTCCCTGATGAACACGGACCTGGGGGATGGGGGTGCTAGAGAGCTGGCCTCGGGGCTGGGGGGCAACCAGGGGCTGGAGGAGATCAACATGGCGTACAACTCCATCGGGGACAACGCGGCACTGCAACTGCTCGACGCCTGCAGGGCAAACCCCACTCTGAACACCATACA CCTGTACCTGAACGAGCTGAGCGAGAGCGGGAAGCATTCCCTGCACAGTCGCGGGCTCGGGCAGGGCGAGAGCGGCAGGGTGAAGGTGCTGGCCTCCATCACGCAGGGGGACGAGCTCTCCGAGGACTGGGAGCTGATCCTCAACAACATCCGCAGCCACGCCACCTCCTGGAACCGCCAGCGCGTCCGAGAAAACCTGCAGCGCTTCCTGCAGGAGCTGAAGGGGGCCAGGCAGCAGAACCGCAGCGTGGGGAAGAAACTGAGCTTCTGGAGGGTCCAGAGACAGGTGGCAGAGGAGATCAGGAATCTGGAGAAAGGGACCAGCAGCTAG